From Hoplias malabaricus isolate fHopMal1 chromosome 11, fHopMal1.hap1, whole genome shotgun sequence, a single genomic window includes:
- the LOC136709215 gene encoding immunoglobulin superfamily member 1-like — MELVEMREDHIFILRNVSMRDSGNYSCVYSLKKLLPRKITASGQRSIYVQVTDHKQNIFPADIFGITTVKAGENIKLKCGIFDKHVSEKAFHMYLCKNDVGIKMELVEMREYHIFILRNVSMRDSGNYSCVYSLKKLLPRKITASGQRSIYVQVTDHQQDILPADIFGITTVKAGEDLKLKCCIFDKTMSSNVFHVYLCKNGVGVKMEPCGKKENHTFILTNVSVQDSGNYSCVYSLKEFPLNAITASGERSIYVQVTGFHLVKTADIHCDETTVKKGENIEVICSIPEYEESALHVYICKDGFGKNLQSLQNQSHVQFTFENVNLEDSGIYTCVYSAEKYDVSEVNDMKRVNSISIQVYGGSTVANKLD; from the exons ATGGAACTAGTTGAAATGAGAGAAGATCACATCTTCATTTTGAGAAATGTATCAATGCGGGACTCTGGAAACTACAGCTGTGTTTATTCATTAAAGAAACTTCTTCCAAGGAAAATCACAGCATCAGGACAAAGATCAATCTATGTCCAAGTCACTG ATCACAAGCAGAATATTTTTCCAGCAGACATTTTTGGAATCACCACAGTGAAAGCTGGAGAAAATATCAAATTAAAGTGCGGCATCTTTGATAAACATGTGTCTGAAAAAGCGTTTCATATGTACCTGTGTAAAAATGATGTTGGGATTAAAATGGAACTAGTTGAAATGAGAGAATATCACATCTTCATTTTGAGAAATGTATCAATGCGGGACTCTGGAAACTACAGCTGTGTTTATTCATTAAAGAAACTTCTTCCAAGGAAAATCACAGCATCAGGACAAAGATCAATCTACGTCCAAGTCACTG ATCACCAGCAGGATATTTTACCAGCAGACATTTTTGGAATCACCACAGTGAAAGCTGGAGAAGACTTAAAATTGAAGTGCTGCATCTTTGATAAAACTATGTCTAGTAATGTGTTTCATGTGTACCTGTGTAAAAATGGTGTTGGAGTGAAAATGGAGCcttgtggaaaaaaagaaaatcacaccTTCATTTTGACAAATGTTTCAGTGCAAGACTCTGGAAACTACAGCTGTGTTTATTCATTAAAGGAATTTCCTTTGAATGCCATCACAGCATCAGGAGAAAGGTCAATCTATGTCCAGGTCACAG GTTTTCACCTGGTAAAGACTGCAGACATACACTGTGATGAGACCACTGTGAAAAAGGGAGAAAATATAGAAGTGATCTGCAGCATCCCTGAATATGAGGAATCTGCTCttcatgtgtatatatgtaaagATGGCTTTGGAAAGAACCTGCAATCACTGCAGAATCAGAGTCATGTGCAGTTTACCTTTGAGAATGTGAATCTAGAAGACTCTGGTATTTACACCTGTGTGTACTCTGCAGAAAAATATGATGTGAGTGAAGTGAATGATATGAAAAGAGTGAACTCTATTTCCATTCAAGTGTATGGTGG atcCACAGTGGCAAATAAACTTGATTAG
- the LOC136709173 gene encoding zinc finger BED domain-containing protein 4-like has translation MGWLAPTITLLRTKLQQLHVTSKFCETLIAALLSGLEKRFGEMLADPELIAAAILVPKFKTCWTNDENILKLGLDYIRSYLDHQAETHISEGSQSSEEEDFFSSLKKTGLLETTQQLDVYLGCPGDTVEVLKSFPAVCQLSLKLNTALPASAACERLFSVAGLIFSPRRACTGLKNFENQLLLQLNKAYW, from the exons ATGGGATGGTTGGCCCCCACCATAACTCTACTAAGGACTAAGCTCCAGCAACTTCACGTCACCTCCAAGTTCTGTGAGACTTTGATTGCTGCCCTTCTTTCAGGCCTTGAAAAACGCTTCGGAGAGATGCTTGCAGATCCAGAGCTGATAGCCGCAGCCATTCTAGTTCCCAAATTTAAGACCTGCTGGACAAATGACGAAAATATCCTCAAACTTG gccTTGACTATATCAGGAGCTACTTGGACCATCAGGCAGAGACTCACATCAGTGAGGGCTCCCAATCATCTGAGGAAGAGGACTTCTTTTCCTCCTTGAAGAAGACTGGCCTTCTAGAAACGACCCAGCAGTTGGATGTGTACCTGGGGTGCCCAGGAGACACAGTAGAGGTACTGAAGTCCTTCCCAGCTGTGTGCCAGCTATCACTTAAGCTTAATACAGCACTCCCTGCCTCAGCAGCCTGTGAAAGACTGTTTAGTGTTGCAGGGCTGATCTTCAGTCCAAGAAGAGCATGCACTGGCTTAAAGAACTTTGAGAACCAGCTGCTTTTGCAGCTGAACAAAGCCTATTGGTAA